In the genome of Kitasatospora cathayae, one region contains:
- a CDS encoding response regulator — translation MRVVIAEDLFLLRDGLTRLLEANGMKVTAAVENGEQLLAAVAADRPDIAVVDVRLPPSFTDEGLRAALAARQAHPGLPVLVLSQFVEQLYARELLAGSSGGIGYLLKDRVLDGAQFLDAVRRVAQGGTAMDPEVITRLLTHNSSAGPVSTLSPRERQVLGLMAEGRSNAAIAQQLVITERAVAKHTASIFVRLDLQPSDDDNRRVLAVLAYLNNA, via the coding sequence GTGCGCGTTGTCATCGCCGAAGACCTCTTCCTCCTCCGGGACGGGCTGACCCGGCTGCTGGAGGCCAACGGCATGAAGGTCACCGCGGCGGTCGAGAACGGCGAGCAGCTACTCGCCGCGGTGGCCGCCGACCGGCCCGACATCGCCGTGGTCGACGTGCGGCTGCCGCCGAGCTTCACGGACGAGGGGCTGCGCGCGGCGCTGGCCGCCCGGCAGGCCCACCCGGGCCTGCCAGTGCTGGTGCTGTCGCAGTTCGTGGAGCAGCTGTACGCCCGCGAGTTGCTGGCCGGCAGCTCCGGCGGAATCGGCTACCTCCTCAAGGACCGCGTGCTGGACGGCGCACAGTTCCTCGACGCCGTCCGGCGGGTCGCCCAGGGCGGTACGGCCATGGATCCGGAGGTGATCACCCGGCTGCTCACCCACAACTCCTCGGCCGGCCCGGTCTCCACCCTCTCCCCGCGCGAGCGGCAGGTGCTGGGGTTGATGGCCGAGGGCCGGTCGAACGCGGCGATCGCCCAGCAACTGGTGATCACCGAGCGGGCGGTAGCCAAGCACACCGCGTCGATCTTCGTCCGGCTCGACCTCCAGCCCTCCGATGACGACAACCGCCGCGTCCTGGCCGTCCTGGCGTACCTCAACAACGCCTGA
- a CDS encoding DMT family transporter, with product MAVLALFWGSGFLWIRVALQHGLTPVQITVLRAALGAAVLLLLARSARQRLPRGGALWQRLAVAAFFCNALPFLLTAYGERSVGSGTAGVLHATTPLWSLLIGLALGTERVLGTGRAARTDRTAGADRTARTDRTADTDTDRATDTETRGPSSYHPLRLTGLLLGFAGVLVILAPWRESGGISVPGALALLGAAASYAVAFAYMARALTGTGPAPFALSAAQLTAAAGLSAVALPTVGPLNPFAGADPLGLAAVTVLGVACTGLTFHLNYRLIATEGPTSAATVGYLLPVVSTALGALVLGEQLTVRAVAGTVVVLVGVFLVKHRPKPRAVVPLLTELLSRRATDQPAPPTNP from the coding sequence ATGGCCGTCCTCGCCCTGTTCTGGGGCTCGGGCTTCCTCTGGATCAGGGTCGCGCTGCAACACGGGCTCACCCCGGTGCAGATCACCGTGCTGCGCGCCGCCCTCGGCGCCGCCGTCCTACTGCTGCTCGCCCGCTCCGCCCGCCAACGCCTCCCGCGCGGCGGCGCGCTCTGGCAGCGGCTCGCCGTGGCCGCGTTCTTCTGCAACGCCCTGCCGTTCCTGCTCACCGCGTACGGCGAACGCAGCGTCGGCTCCGGCACGGCCGGGGTGCTGCACGCGACGACCCCGCTCTGGTCCTTGCTGATCGGCCTCGCCCTCGGCACCGAACGAGTCCTCGGCACCGGTCGGGCCGCTCGCACCGACCGAACCGCCGGCGCTGACCGAACCGCTCGCACCGACCGAACCGCCGACACCGACACCGACCGAGCCACCGACACCGAAACCCGTGGCCCGTCGTCGTACCACCCGCTGCGCCTCACCGGCCTCCTGCTCGGCTTCGCCGGAGTGCTGGTGATCCTCGCTCCGTGGCGCGAGAGCGGCGGCATCAGCGTCCCCGGGGCGCTCGCGCTGCTCGGCGCGGCCGCGAGCTACGCGGTCGCCTTCGCCTACATGGCCAGGGCACTCACCGGGACGGGCCCGGCCCCGTTCGCACTGTCCGCCGCCCAGCTCACCGCCGCCGCCGGACTGAGCGCGGTCGCCCTGCCCACGGTCGGCCCGCTGAACCCGTTCGCGGGCGCCGACCCGCTCGGCCTGGCTGCCGTCACCGTCCTCGGCGTCGCCTGCACCGGGCTCACCTTCCACCTCAACTACCGTCTGATCGCCACCGAGGGCCCCACCAGCGCGGCCACCGTCGGCTACCTGCTCCCCGTCGTCTCCACCGCGCTCGGCGCCCTGGTCCTCGGCGAGCAGTTGACCGTACGGGCGGTCGCCGGGACGGTCGTCGTCCTCGTCGGAGTGTTCCTGGTGAAGCACCGGCCGAAGCCCCGCGCCGTCGTTCCCCTGCTCACCGAGTTACTGAGCCGCCGCGCCACCGACCAACCCGCGCCACCGACCAACCCGTGA
- a CDS encoding LysR family transcriptional regulator, giving the protein MQVLRAVVDHGSVSAAAAALGYTPSAVSQQVATLERETGTALLERIGRGVRPTAAGLLLAGHAAAIDRQVAEAGAALADLRAGRSGSLAVRYFATAGATLVAPAIAAFRREYPGVRLDLGLTESTDQLAEVRAGRADLAVAFWSEEAPAGLRLVHLHDDPYRAVLPRGHRLAARRVLDLAELADEPWVGAELPGPCRSLVHDACDAAGFRPAVAVDGADYLTAQGFVAAGLGVALLPELGLTQRHPGVTVCRVRGPEPVRTLHAAVREGAWGQPVLGAMVEALRSAAEAAGSVP; this is encoded by the coding sequence ATGCAGGTGCTGCGAGCCGTCGTCGACCACGGCTCGGTGAGCGCGGCCGCCGCCGCGCTCGGCTACACCCCGTCCGCCGTCAGCCAGCAAGTGGCGACGCTGGAGCGGGAGACGGGGACGGCCCTGCTGGAGCGGATCGGGCGGGGCGTGCGGCCGACGGCCGCCGGGCTGCTGCTCGCCGGTCACGCGGCGGCCATCGACCGGCAGGTCGCGGAGGCGGGTGCGGCACTGGCCGACCTGCGAGCCGGGCGCAGCGGCAGCCTGGCCGTCCGCTACTTCGCCACCGCCGGGGCCACCCTGGTGGCCCCGGCCATTGCCGCCTTCCGCCGGGAGTATCCGGGCGTGCGGCTCGACCTGGGCCTGACCGAATCGACGGACCAGCTCGCCGAGGTACGGGCCGGCCGGGCCGACCTGGCCGTGGCGTTCTGGTCCGAGGAGGCCCCGGCCGGCCTGCGGTTGGTGCACCTGCACGACGATCCGTACCGCGCCGTACTGCCCCGGGGGCACCGGCTGGCCGCGCGGCGCGTGCTGGACCTGGCCGAGCTGGCGGACGAGCCCTGGGTGGGCGCCGAACTGCCCGGGCCCTGCCGGAGCCTGGTGCACGACGCCTGCGATGCGGCCGGGTTCCGTCCGGCGGTCGCGGTGGACGGCGCGGACTACCTCACCGCGCAGGGCTTCGTCGCGGCGGGGCTGGGGGTCGCGCTGCTTCCGGAGCTCGGCCTGACGCAGCGACACCCCGGTGTCACGGTGTGCCGGGTGCGCGGCCCGGAGCCGGTCCGTACGCTGCACGCCGCCGTGCGGGAGGGCGCCTGGGGGCAACCGGTGCTCGGGGCCATGGTGGAGGCGCTGCGGTCGGCGGCGGAAGCAGCGGGGTCGGTGCCGTAA
- a CDS encoding FtsX-like permease family protein produces MTAMGKVVRAGVGRKRVQTLVMVLTTMMSVTACILALGLVVAAQAPYERSFSDQHGAHLNVLYDQTRASPAQLAAAAHAPGVTASAGPYPALTLQPRSGPDTEIPPAGSLLPPMTLVGRAQNGPMDDLRITRGRWISGPGEVVFLDGHSPLAVGDSVQFPDLPGHPTLKVVGLAASVSWSADGWVAPEQVAGLTAPGTTPAAQCLYRFARAGSDAEVAADHAAIAAAVPSGAITEATTNRPAREEANRTASTFVPFVTAFGVLGLAMSVLIIGVVVSGAVSAATRRIGILKSLGFTPAQVARAYVGQALIPAGVGTVLGVFGGNLLSVPVLGMAHKALRGGLLGIPPWVDAVVAVAALGAVAGTALVPALRAGRLRTVEALAVGRTAPGAKRAAAGGAAGRAGAMGLPARVQNLISRLPVPRALSLGLASPLNRPGRSATTAAAVVLGTVGVTLCVGLTLSLGSLQDGLTADRAGKVLVQAPMDGSKPVDHVDEAAVVKAIESRPGTRAWYSSVPVPATVAGNTGRSQLVAFTGDPTWSGFQLVEGRWFHGPGEVAVSAAFLRANQAKVGDIVTLTDHGRSTPAKISGEVLTTEDVVFLDRSSLEPLGGAIHAEAISFHIDLTPGTDAKTYADGLDSAVSPMGLSADPGQDHINIVVLAMNTLAGTLTLLLSVVAGLGVLNTVLLDTRERVHDLGVLKALGMSPRQTVGMVLTSVCGSGLVAGLIGVPIGIAVHHLVMPAMAHAAGIGVPDVDLTVFAPSVVGPLILGGLVLALLGALLPATWAARTRTVTALRTE; encoded by the coding sequence ATGACCGCGATGGGCAAGGTGGTCCGGGCCGGGGTCGGCCGCAAGCGGGTACAGACCCTGGTCATGGTGCTCACCACGATGATGTCGGTGACGGCGTGCATCCTCGCCCTCGGGCTGGTGGTCGCCGCCCAGGCCCCGTACGAACGCTCGTTCAGCGACCAGCACGGCGCGCACCTCAACGTGCTGTACGACCAGACCAGGGCCAGCCCCGCCCAGCTCGCCGCGGCCGCGCACGCGCCCGGGGTGACGGCCTCGGCCGGCCCCTACCCGGCGCTCACCCTCCAGCCGCGTTCCGGCCCGGACACCGAGATCCCGCCGGCCGGCAGCCTGCTGCCGCCGATGACACTGGTCGGCCGCGCCCAGAACGGCCCGATGGACGACCTGCGGATCACCAGGGGCCGCTGGATCTCCGGCCCCGGCGAGGTGGTGTTCCTGGACGGGCACTCCCCGCTGGCCGTCGGCGACAGCGTGCAGTTCCCGGACCTGCCCGGCCATCCGACGCTCAAGGTCGTCGGCCTGGCCGCCTCGGTCTCCTGGAGCGCGGACGGCTGGGTCGCCCCCGAGCAGGTGGCCGGCCTGACCGCACCGGGTACGACGCCCGCCGCCCAGTGCCTCTACCGCTTCGCCCGCGCCGGCAGCGACGCCGAGGTGGCGGCCGACCACGCGGCGATCGCCGCCGCGGTGCCGAGCGGTGCGATCACCGAGGCGACCACCAACCGACCGGCCCGGGAGGAGGCCAACCGGACGGCCTCGACCTTCGTCCCCTTCGTCACGGCCTTCGGGGTGCTCGGTCTGGCCATGTCGGTGCTGATCATCGGAGTCGTGGTCAGCGGCGCGGTGAGCGCCGCCACCCGGCGGATCGGCATCCTCAAGTCCCTGGGCTTCACCCCGGCCCAGGTGGCACGCGCCTACGTCGGCCAGGCACTGATCCCCGCCGGGGTCGGCACCGTACTCGGCGTGTTCGGGGGCAACCTGCTGTCCGTCCCCGTGCTCGGCATGGCCCACAAGGCACTGCGCGGAGGGCTGCTCGGCATCCCGCCGTGGGTGGACGCGGTGGTCGCGGTGGCGGCCCTGGGCGCGGTGGCCGGCACCGCGCTGGTGCCCGCGCTGCGGGCGGGACGGCTGCGTACGGTGGAGGCGCTCGCGGTCGGCCGGACGGCGCCGGGGGCCAAGCGGGCGGCCGCCGGGGGAGCGGCGGGCCGGGCCGGAGCGATGGGCCTGCCGGCCCGGGTGCAGAACCTGATCAGCCGGTTGCCGGTGCCGCGCGCCCTCAGCCTCGGGCTGGCGTCCCCACTGAACCGACCGGGCCGCTCGGCGACCACCGCCGCCGCGGTGGTGCTCGGCACGGTCGGGGTCACCCTGTGCGTCGGTCTGACGCTCTCACTGGGTTCCCTCCAGGACGGGCTGACGGCCGACCGCGCGGGCAAGGTCCTGGTCCAGGCCCCGATGGACGGCTCCAAGCCCGTCGATCACGTGGACGAGGCGGCCGTGGTGAAGGCGATCGAGTCCCGGCCCGGCACCCGGGCCTGGTACAGCAGCGTGCCGGTCCCGGCCACCGTCGCGGGGAACACCGGGCGCTCCCAGCTGGTCGCCTTCACCGGCGACCCCACTTGGAGCGGTTTCCAACTGGTCGAGGGCCGCTGGTTCCACGGCCCCGGCGAGGTGGCGGTCAGCGCGGCCTTCCTACGGGCCAACCAGGCGAAGGTGGGTGACATCGTCACCCTCACCGACCACGGGCGCAGCACCCCGGCGAAGATCAGCGGTGAGGTCCTGACCACCGAGGACGTGGTGTTCCTGGACCGGTCCTCGCTGGAGCCGCTCGGCGGCGCGATCCACGCCGAGGCGATCTCCTTCCACATCGACCTCACCCCGGGAACCGACGCGAAGACCTACGCCGACGGACTGGACTCCGCCGTCTCGCCGATGGGGCTGAGCGCCGACCCCGGCCAGGATCACATCAACATCGTGGTGCTGGCGATGAACACCCTGGCGGGCACGCTCACCCTGCTGCTCTCCGTGGTGGCCGGGCTCGGGGTGCTCAACACGGTGCTGCTGGACACCCGGGAACGGGTGCACGACCTCGGGGTGCTCAAGGCGCTCGGGATGTCGCCCCGGCAGACCGTGGGCATGGTGCTCACCTCGGTTTGCGGCAGCGGACTGGTGGCCGGGCTGATCGGGGTGCCGATCGGGATCGCGGTGCACCACCTGGTCATGCCCGCGATGGCCCACGCCGCCGGGATCGGGGTGCCGGACGTGGACCTCACGGTGTTCGCCCCGTCGGTGGTGGGGCCGCTGATACTCGGCGGCCTGGTGCTGGCCCTGCTCGGGGCCCTGCTGCCCGCCACCTGGGCCGCCCGCACCCGGACGGTCACGGCGCTACGGACGGAGTGA
- a CDS encoding sensor histidine kinase — translation MRAGAIDRAARRVGRACVDGVRAWYLVTLAVTGLISLLAGPVLLGAVLFGPDESRPFGLGGPLILLVPLGPVALWALCWATGGGGRAVGAVLFAPGAIAVTATHLYGGAAPGDRSVSLWLAPSLLVLGLFGARWIATESRRVVHRWSGQPIPVPYRHPDGTAGSWQRLRAGGWLTDPATWRDLAWALLTGLAVLFTAAVVVLTPIAMEIFGRNGLLFPLVIVYGMGVWVAPFAILWAAPPVLRMHEKAARSLLGPSRRVELARQISHLARTRADTIDAGAAELRRIERDLHDGAQARLVALGMLLTVAEQVKHDPDALGPLLAEARTSSVKALGELRDLVRGIHPPVLADRGLADAVEATALDLPLPVTFTGGLPGRAPAPVESAAYFAVSELLANVVKHAEASHVWIEIGHSDGLLRISVTDDGRGGAEPSRGTGLSGTERRLAAFDGVLAISSPSGGPTIVNLEIPCALSSPKTSSSSGTG, via the coding sequence ATGAGGGCGGGAGCGATCGACAGGGCGGCCCGGCGGGTGGGCCGGGCCTGTGTGGACGGCGTACGCGCCTGGTACCTGGTGACCTTGGCCGTGACGGGGCTGATCTCGCTGCTGGCCGGGCCGGTCCTGCTGGGCGCCGTGCTGTTCGGGCCCGACGAGTCCCGGCCGTTCGGGCTCGGCGGGCCACTGATCCTGCTCGTGCCGTTGGGTCCGGTCGCCCTCTGGGCACTGTGCTGGGCCACCGGCGGCGGCGGCCGGGCGGTCGGGGCCGTGCTGTTCGCCCCGGGCGCGATCGCGGTGACGGCGACCCACCTGTACGGCGGCGCCGCGCCTGGCGACCGGTCCGTCTCGCTCTGGCTGGCCCCCTCGCTGCTGGTGCTCGGGCTGTTCGGCGCCCGCTGGATCGCCACCGAGAGCCGACGGGTGGTCCACCGATGGAGCGGGCAGCCGATCCCGGTGCCGTACCGCCACCCGGACGGCACGGCCGGCTCCTGGCAGCGGCTGCGCGCCGGCGGCTGGCTGACCGACCCGGCGACCTGGCGGGACCTCGCCTGGGCGCTCCTGACCGGCCTCGCCGTACTGTTCACGGCCGCAGTCGTGGTACTGACCCCGATCGCCATGGAGATCTTCGGCCGGAACGGACTGCTCTTCCCGCTGGTGATCGTCTACGGCATGGGCGTCTGGGTGGCCCCGTTCGCGATCCTGTGGGCCGCCCCGCCCGTCCTGCGGATGCACGAGAAGGCCGCCCGGTCCCTGCTCGGCCCCTCCCGGCGGGTCGAACTCGCCCGCCAGATCAGCCACCTGGCGCGCACCAGGGCGGACACCATCGATGCCGGGGCGGCCGAGCTGCGCCGGATCGAACGGGACCTCCACGACGGGGCGCAGGCCCGGCTGGTGGCGCTCGGCATGCTGCTGACCGTCGCCGAGCAGGTGAAGCACGACCCGGACGCCCTCGGGCCGCTGCTGGCCGAGGCCCGGACGTCCTCGGTGAAGGCGCTGGGCGAGCTGCGGGACCTGGTCCGGGGCATCCACCCCCCGGTGCTGGCCGACCGCGGCCTGGCCGACGCGGTCGAGGCGACCGCGCTGGACCTGCCGCTGCCGGTCACCTTCACCGGCGGCCTGCCCGGCCGGGCCCCGGCTCCGGTGGAGTCGGCCGCCTACTTCGCGGTGAGCGAACTGCTGGCCAACGTGGTGAAACACGCCGAAGCCTCGCACGTGTGGATCGAGATAGGGCACAGTGACGGGCTGCTGCGGATATCGGTCACCGACGACGGGCGCGGAGGCGCCGAACCGTCCCGGGGAACCGGCCTCAGCGGAACCGAACGCCGACTGGCCGCCTTCGACGGGGTGCTCGCGATCAGCAGCCCGTCCGGTGGTCCGACCATCGTGAACCTGGAGATCCCGTGCGCGTTGTCATCGCCGAAGACCTCTTCCTCCTCCGGGACGGGCTGA
- a CDS encoding MerR family transcriptional regulator produces MAWPIAEVARMSGVTARTLRHYDEIGLLSPAWIGSNGHRYYEEGQLLQLQQILVLRALGVGLAEIARIIGDQVDELESLRGHHRRLVAERDRLDALATTVSRTIADLERSRKDGTPMTSINRPENLFEGIQPADVDASLRDFPEHAEAARRATAAMTPAEIEAGQRERTARMVRLAELMVAGHPAGSEPAQHLIDEEYQLLSGLRTVPVEDYLAIARSCTENEQWSAAYEAITPGLAAYQRAAMEAYAEARLS; encoded by the coding sequence ATGGCCTGGCCGATCGCGGAGGTCGCCCGGATGTCGGGCGTGACCGCCCGGACCCTGCGGCACTACGACGAGATCGGGCTGCTGTCCCCGGCCTGGATCGGCTCCAACGGCCACCGCTACTACGAGGAAGGGCAGTTGCTGCAGCTGCAGCAGATCCTCGTCCTGCGGGCGCTGGGCGTGGGGCTGGCCGAGATCGCCCGGATCATCGGCGACCAGGTGGACGAACTGGAGTCCCTGCGGGGCCACCACCGTCGGCTGGTCGCCGAGCGCGACCGGCTCGATGCCCTGGCCACCACCGTCTCGCGCACGATCGCCGATCTGGAACGCTCCCGGAAGGACGGCACACCCATGACCAGCATCAACCGGCCCGAGAACCTGTTCGAGGGGATCCAGCCCGCCGACGTCGACGCCAGCCTGCGCGACTTCCCCGAGCACGCCGAGGCCGCCCGACGCGCGACCGCCGCGATGACCCCGGCCGAGATCGAGGCCGGCCAGCGCGAGCGGACCGCACGGATGGTCCGCCTGGCGGAGCTGATGGTGGCCGGCCACCCGGCCGGCTCCGAGCCCGCGCAACACCTGATCGACGAGGAGTACCAGCTGCTCAGCGGGCTCCGGACGGTCCCGGTGGAGGACTACCTCGCCATCGCGCGCTCGTGCACGGAGAACGAGCAGTGGAGCGCCGCGTACGAGGCCATCACCCCGGGGCTGGCCGCCTACCAGCGCGCCGCCATGGAGGCGTACGCGGAGGCACGGCTCTCCTGA
- a CDS encoding SUKH-4 family immunity protein, whose translation MAGVPGGVVHEGSREFLVREGLPAAGAFLDFGALDGGSLSAFPTAGAERLFVLGETDYCTPFAAVGNLVLLDGTTGEVFLGNGGPRRDPLASGLAALAALVREVDAVGEAARRPEALDGRRGPTVVAEVMAGAERRMREIDPRLFEGDAPPAHWGTALLVRALGWGALPGGPDGPAYQVGAELVAELAALTDEDGGAGRVHRFRPEELPAVLVHEPTRRLLTEVGLPLGGAMFGVCEEPLVTMAEAYPEYFDGEEERPYQRDFLALGDWPTDLPIALDGTTGRLELPDWYDDGQPEAYLNRDLSALLYALWTYERLRAEWDRWDYGRGWETWAVFDPQSLLSTVVDRLVEGVDPEAFASPGRSWRLLAEDGHLGGLLG comes from the coding sequence GTGGCCGGGGTTCCGGGCGGGGTGGTGCACGAGGGGAGCCGGGAGTTCCTGGTGCGGGAGGGGCTGCCCGCCGCCGGGGCGTTCCTGGACTTCGGGGCGCTCGACGGCGGGTCGCTGAGCGCCTTCCCGACCGCCGGGGCGGAACGGCTGTTCGTCCTCGGGGAGACGGACTACTGCACGCCCTTCGCCGCCGTCGGCAACCTGGTGCTGCTGGACGGGACCACCGGCGAGGTGTTCCTGGGCAACGGCGGCCCCCGGCGGGATCCACTGGCCTCCGGCCTCGCCGCGCTGGCCGCGCTGGTCCGGGAGGTCGACGCGGTGGGCGAGGCGGCCCGGCGGCCGGAGGCGCTGGACGGGCGGCGCGGGCCCACGGTGGTGGCCGAGGTGATGGCGGGGGCCGAACGACGGATGCGGGAGATCGATCCCCGGCTGTTCGAGGGCGACGCCCCGCCCGCGCACTGGGGGACGGCGCTGCTGGTGCGGGCACTGGGCTGGGGTGCGCTGCCCGGCGGGCCGGACGGGCCCGCGTACCAGGTCGGCGCGGAGCTGGTGGCCGAGCTCGCGGCGCTCACCGACGAGGACGGCGGAGCGGGCCGGGTGCACCGGTTCCGGCCGGAGGAGCTGCCCGCCGTACTGGTGCACGAGCCGACCCGGCGGCTGCTCACCGAGGTCGGGCTGCCGCTCGGCGGGGCGATGTTCGGGGTGTGCGAGGAGCCGCTGGTCACCATGGCGGAGGCGTACCCGGAGTACTTCGACGGCGAGGAGGAACGCCCGTACCAGCGGGACTTCCTCGCGCTCGGGGACTGGCCGACCGACCTCCCGATCGCCCTCGACGGCACCACCGGCCGGCTCGAACTGCCGGACTGGTACGACGACGGCCAGCCCGAGGCCTACCTCAACCGCGACCTGTCCGCCCTGCTCTACGCGCTGTGGACGTACGAGCGGCTGCGCGCCGAGTGGGACCGCTGGGACTACGGCCGGGGCTGGGAGACCTGGGCGGTGTTCGACCCTCAGTCGCTGCTGAGCACCGTGGTGGACCGACTGGTCGAGGGCGTCGACCCGGAGGCCTTCGCCTCGCCCGGCCGCTCCTGGCGGCTGCTCGCCGAGGACGGGCACCTGGGCGGGTTGCTGGGCTGA
- a CDS encoding ABC transporter ATP-binding protein — protein MNAPIIRIRGVSKAYDRSDTARPALAGLDLEVRAGEALAVLGRSGSGKSTLLNLIAGLDRPSEGGVEVDGVAVHELGEAALAEYRRTRIGMVFQFFNLLDDLNVADNVLLPAQLAGMRREQAQARAAELLERLGVARHAKAFPGRLSGGERQRVAVARALMNRPPLLLADEPTGALDTASAADVRDLLRQLNAEGQTILLVTHDTALAEACADRTIELLDGRLVRDTAAVPVTGGRRGVGA, from the coding sequence GTGAACGCGCCGATCATCAGGATCCGCGGCGTCAGCAAGGCGTACGACCGATCCGACACCGCCCGTCCTGCCCTGGCCGGGCTCGACCTGGAGGTGCGGGCCGGCGAGGCGCTGGCCGTGCTCGGCCGCTCGGGCAGCGGCAAGTCCACGCTGCTGAACCTGATCGCCGGCCTCGACCGCCCGAGCGAGGGCGGCGTCGAGGTGGACGGCGTGGCCGTCCACGAGCTCGGCGAGGCCGCGCTGGCCGAGTACCGGCGGACCCGGATCGGCATGGTGTTCCAGTTCTTCAACCTGCTGGACGACCTGAACGTGGCGGACAACGTGCTGCTCCCGGCCCAACTGGCCGGGATGCGGCGGGAGCAGGCCCAGGCCCGGGCCGCGGAGCTGCTGGAGCGGCTCGGGGTGGCCCGGCACGCCAAGGCCTTCCCCGGCCGGCTCTCCGGCGGCGAGCGCCAGCGCGTCGCAGTGGCCAGGGCGCTGATGAACCGTCCGCCGCTGCTGCTGGCCGACGAGCCGACCGGAGCACTGGACACGGCCTCCGCGGCCGACGTCCGCGACCTGCTCCGCCAGCTCAACGCGGAGGGCCAGACGATCCTGCTGGTCACCCATGACACCGCGCTCGCCGAGGCCTGCGCCGACCGGACGATCGAGCTGCTCGACGGCCGGCTGGTGCGGGACACGGCGGCGGTGCCGGTGACCGGTGGCCGGAGAGGGGTGGGCGCATGA
- a CDS encoding MFS transporter has product MRSDSLWRLPDFRVLFAATALTQLGTNVGYVAVPLVAVVALDAGPGQSGLLGTLSTLAFLLIGLPAGAWVDRMRHRRVLIVADLVKAVLYASVPLAWWFGGLTLWQLYAVALLTGGATVFFDVGAQSVLPGLVGREHLVDANTAVVGLMAVGNVAGRGAGGILVQLLTAPFAIVVTALSHLGSALRLTALRRTPNPTPAPGPNPGSTPAPGLGAQITEGLRHVLGAPKLRALAVTAALNNLGSQLVNTLLPVLFVRELHLPAGALGLFWAVGGVGILLGSRCARPVSARLGDGRTLALAGLCLAPAGLLVPLIGGGPWLFLAGAGWLLASLKTGMDNVLGVSLRQRMTPDPLLGRMNATFRFLLFGALAVGSAISGLLGELLGLHTTLWLGGALLATAFLPVYLSPLRTRRRPPEAPLGAPTSPDRRRAPVASPVPGPGPDEGCAAAR; this is encoded by the coding sequence ATGCGCTCCGACTCCCTCTGGCGGCTCCCCGACTTCCGCGTCCTCTTCGCCGCTACCGCCCTCACCCAACTCGGCACCAACGTCGGCTACGTCGCCGTCCCCCTGGTGGCCGTCGTCGCACTCGACGCGGGCCCCGGACAGTCCGGCCTGCTCGGCACCCTGAGCACCCTCGCCTTCCTGCTCATCGGCCTGCCCGCCGGCGCCTGGGTCGACCGGATGCGCCACCGCCGCGTCCTGATCGTCGCCGACCTGGTGAAGGCCGTGCTCTACGCCTCCGTGCCGCTCGCCTGGTGGTTCGGCGGGCTCACCCTCTGGCAGCTGTACGCGGTCGCACTGCTCACCGGCGGGGCCACGGTCTTCTTCGACGTCGGCGCACAGAGCGTGCTGCCCGGACTGGTCGGCCGCGAACACCTGGTGGACGCGAACACCGCCGTGGTCGGCCTGATGGCGGTCGGCAACGTCGCCGGACGCGGCGCGGGCGGGATCCTGGTCCAACTGCTCACCGCGCCGTTCGCGATCGTCGTGACCGCGCTCAGCCACCTCGGCTCGGCACTACGACTGACCGCGCTGCGCCGCACTCCGAATCCCACCCCCGCCCCGGGCCCCAACCCGGGCTCCACCCCCGCCCCCGGCCTCGGCGCACAGATCACCGAGGGCCTGCGGCACGTCCTCGGCGCCCCGAAGCTGCGCGCACTGGCCGTCACCGCCGCCCTCAACAACCTCGGATCGCAGCTGGTCAACACCCTGCTCCCGGTGCTGTTCGTGCGGGAACTGCACCTTCCCGCCGGGGCGTTGGGCCTGTTCTGGGCGGTCGGCGGGGTCGGCATCCTGCTCGGTTCGCGCTGCGCCCGCCCGGTCTCCGCCCGGCTGGGTGACGGCCGCACCCTCGCGCTGGCGGGCCTGTGCCTGGCGCCCGCCGGACTGCTGGTGCCCCTGATCGGCGGCGGGCCTTGGCTGTTCCTGGCCGGGGCGGGGTGGCTGCTGGCCTCGCTGAAGACCGGCATGGACAACGTGCTCGGGGTGAGCCTGCGCCAGCGGATGACTCCGGACCCGCTGCTCGGTCGGATGAACGCCACCTTCCGCTTCCTGCTCTTCGGCGCGCTCGCGGTCGGCTCCGCGATCTCCGGGCTGCTCGGCGAACTCCTCGGCCTGCACACCACGCTCTGGCTCGGTGGGGCGCTGCTCGCGACCGCCTTCCTGCCGGTCTACCTGTCCCCGCTGCGCACCCGCCGCCGACCGCCCGAGGCGCCGCTCGGCGCGCCTACCAGCCCGGACCGACGCCGTGCCCCGGTTGCCAGTCCAGTCCCGGGTCCGGGCCCGGACGAAGGGTGCGCAGCAGCGCGGTGA